In the genome of Bradyrhizobium sp. CIAT3101, one region contains:
- a CDS encoding efflux RND transporter permease subunit, whose translation MIARIIAWSARNLLLVLFGTGFAAAAGLYALVHLPLDAIPDLSDTQVIVYTEYPGQAPQVIEDQVTYPLTTAMLTVPKSKVVRGFSFFGVSFVYVIFEDGTDIYWARSRVLEFLNGASSRLPAGVTPTIGPDATGVGWVYQYAVMSRELNLADTRTIQDWNLKFALAKAEGVAEVASIGGFVKQYNVILDPQRMRDRGISMQKIRDAIRASNADVGGRTVELSEFEYVIRGRGYIKSINDLGNIVLKTSNGTPVLLRDVANVELGPDERRGIAELNGEGEVASGIVLQRFGVNALDVIENVKKRFREIATSLPKSVEIVPVYDRSNLIYAAIDTLKHTLLEESIVVAFVCIVFLLHVRSALVAILMLPVGVLMAFGAMKLLGLGSNIMSLGGIAIAIGAMVDAAIVMIENAHKHLERARPDQSRVQILIDAASEVGPALFFSLLIITVSFMPIFTLESQEGRLFSPLAFTKTFSMAAAALLSVTLVPALMVIFVRGRIVPESKNVINRFLIWIYRPVIRGVLGAKTLVILASVAVLAVTIWPARQLGTEFMPSLNEGTLLYMPTTLPGISVTKATELMQTQDRIIKSFPEVASVYGKAGRAATATDPAPTEMFETIVNLKPKEQWRAGVTVDSLIAEMDKALQFPGVSNAWTMPIKARIDMLSTGIRTPVGVKVIGTDLVEIDRLAKQVERVIKAVPGTSSAYAERGIGGYYLEIVPDREALARYGILIQDVQDTIAAALGGQTVTTTVEGRQRFTVNMRYPRDLRDNPKAIASDILVPMPSGGAVPLGEVAKVEPARGPTSIRTENGQLATYVYVDIRDRDIGSYVADAQRAVTESIQFPPGTYVVWSGQYEYLQRAAARLKIVVPVTLTIIFLLLYLNFRALTETLIVMLSLPFALVGGIWMMWWLGFNLSVAVAVGFIALAGVAAETGVVMLIYLDHALDEMRARRLAEGKRLTRHDLHEAIMVGAVERVRPKMMTVVAIMAGLLPIMWSTGTGSEIMQRIAVPMIGGMMSSTLLTLVVIPAIFGLVKGRGLPPVERHALDDESLLRTPQAAE comes from the coding sequence ATCGCCCGGATCATCGCCTGGTCGGCGCGCAATCTGCTGCTGGTCCTGTTCGGCACCGGCTTTGCCGCCGCCGCCGGCCTCTATGCGCTGGTTCACCTTCCGCTGGATGCGATCCCTGATCTCTCGGACACGCAGGTCATCGTCTACACCGAGTATCCCGGCCAGGCGCCGCAGGTGATCGAGGATCAGGTCACCTACCCGCTGACGACGGCGATGCTGACGGTGCCGAAATCGAAGGTGGTGCGCGGCTTCTCGTTCTTCGGCGTGTCGTTCGTCTACGTGATCTTCGAGGACGGCACCGACATCTATTGGGCGCGCTCGCGCGTCCTCGAATTCCTGAACGGCGCGTCGTCCAGGCTTCCGGCCGGTGTCACCCCGACCATAGGGCCCGACGCGACCGGCGTCGGCTGGGTCTACCAATACGCGGTGATGTCCAGGGAATTGAACCTCGCCGACACCCGGACTATTCAGGACTGGAATCTGAAATTCGCGTTGGCCAAGGCCGAAGGCGTCGCCGAGGTCGCCAGCATCGGCGGCTTCGTCAAGCAGTACAACGTGATCCTCGACCCGCAGCGGATGCGGGACCGCGGCATCAGCATGCAGAAGATCCGGGATGCGATCCGTGCCAGCAATGCCGATGTCGGCGGCCGCACCGTCGAGCTCTCCGAATTCGAATACGTCATCCGGGGCAGGGGCTACATCAAGAGCATCAACGATCTCGGCAACATCGTGCTGAAGACGAGCAACGGCACACCCGTGCTGTTGCGGGATGTCGCGAACGTCGAACTCGGTCCCGACGAGCGGCGGGGCATCGCCGAACTGAACGGCGAGGGCGAGGTCGCCAGCGGCATCGTGCTCCAGCGGTTCGGCGTCAACGCCCTCGACGTGATCGAGAACGTCAAGAAGCGCTTCAGGGAGATCGCGACCAGCCTGCCGAAATCGGTCGAGATCGTCCCGGTCTACGACCGGTCCAATCTGATCTACGCGGCCATCGATACGCTCAAGCATACCTTGCTCGAGGAAAGCATCGTCGTCGCATTCGTGTGCATCGTGTTCCTGCTGCATGTCCGCAGCGCGCTCGTTGCGATCCTGATGTTGCCGGTGGGCGTGCTGATGGCATTCGGCGCCATGAAGCTGCTGGGGTTGGGATCGAACATCATGAGCCTCGGTGGCATCGCGATTGCGATCGGCGCCATGGTGGACGCCGCCATCGTCATGATCGAGAACGCGCACAAGCACCTGGAGCGTGCCAGGCCGGATCAATCGCGCGTCCAGATCCTGATCGATGCCGCATCCGAGGTCGGGCCTGCGCTGTTCTTCAGCCTGCTGATCATCACGGTGTCGTTCATGCCGATCTTCACGCTGGAATCGCAGGAAGGGAGGCTCTTCAGCCCGCTGGCGTTCACCAAAACCTTCTCGATGGCTGCGGCGGCCCTCCTGTCGGTGACGCTCGTACCGGCGTTGATGGTGATCTTCGTCCGCGGACGGATTGTTCCGGAGAGCAAGAACGTCATCAACCGTTTCCTGATCTGGATCTACCGTCCCGTGATCAGGGGCGTGCTGGGCGCCAAGACGCTGGTGATCTTGGCGTCTGTCGCCGTTCTTGCCGTCACGATATGGCCCGCGCGCCAGCTCGGCACCGAATTCATGCCGAGCCTGAACGAGGGAACACTGCTCTACATGCCGACAACACTGCCCGGCATTTCGGTCACCAAGGCGACCGAACTGATGCAGACGCAGGACCGCATCATCAAGTCGTTCCCGGAGGTCGCCTCGGTCTATGGCAAGGCGGGACGAGCCGCCACCGCGACGGACCCGGCGCCGACCGAGATGTTCGAAACTATTGTCAATCTGAAGCCGAAGGAGCAGTGGCGCGCCGGCGTCACCGTCGACAGCCTCATCGCCGAGATGGACAAGGCGCTGCAGTTTCCAGGCGTCTCGAACGCCTGGACCATGCCGATCAAGGCGCGCATCGACATGCTCTCCACCGGTATCCGCACCCCGGTCGGGGTCAAGGTCATCGGCACGGACCTCGTCGAGATCGACCGGCTCGCAAAGCAGGTGGAGCGGGTCATCAAGGCGGTCCCCGGCACGTCGTCGGCCTACGCCGAGCGCGGCATCGGCGGCTATTATCTCGAGATCGTGCCGGATCGTGAGGCGCTTGCCCGCTACGGCATCCTGATCCAGGACGTTCAGGACACCATCGCGGCCGCGCTCGGCGGCCAGACCGTCACGACGACCGTGGAGGGGCGGCAGCGCTTTACGGTGAACATGCGCTACCCGCGCGACCTCAGGGACAATCCCAAGGCGATCGCCAGCGACATCCTGGTGCCGATGCCGTCGGGGGGCGCCGTGCCGCTCGGCGAAGTCGCGAAGGTCGAGCCTGCGCGCGGGCCGACGTCGATCCGAACCGAGAATGGCCAGCTTGCAACCTATGTCTACGTCGACATCAGGGATCGCGACATCGGAAGTTATGTTGCCGACGCGCAACGCGCCGTGACGGAAAGCATCCAGTTTCCGCCCGGCACCTACGTGGTCTGGAGCGGCCAGTACGAATATCTCCAGCGCGCCGCCGCCCGGCTGAAGATCGTGGTGCCGGTGACGCTGACGATCATCTTCCTGCTGCTGTATCTGAACTTCCGTGCCTTGACCGAGACCCTGATCGTGATGCTGTCGCTGCCGTTCGCTCTGGTCGGCGGCATCTGGATGATGTGGTGGCTCGGCTTCAATCTATCTGTCGCCGTGGCCGTCGGCTTCATCGCACTCGCCGGCGTTGCCGCCGAGACCGGTGTGGTGATGCTGATCTACCTCGATCATGCACTGGACGAGATGAGAGCAAGACGCCTCGCCGAAGGGAAACGCCTCACGCGCCACGATCTCCACGAGGCCATCATGGTGGGCGCGGTCGAGCGCGTGCGTCCCAAGATGATGACCGTGGTCGCCATCATGGCCGGACTGCTGCCGATCATGTGGAGTACCGGAACGGGATCGGAGATCATGCAGCGCATTGCGGTGCCGATGATCGGCGGCATGATGTCATCGACGTTGCTGACGCTCGTCGTGATCCCCGCGATTTTCGGCTTGGTGAAGGGGCGGGGACTTCCGCCCGTTGAACGACATGCTCTTGACGATGAATCTCTCCTGCGGACCCCGCAAGCCGCTGAATAA